Proteins encoded together in one Peribacillus asahii window:
- the rarD gene encoding EamA family transporter RarD, which produces MKLDQEKEGIIYAALSYIIWGVVTIYWKQLQEVSSGEILAQRVFWSFLFMVVLLIMTKKWKAFITYAKEIVRTPKKFWALFIASVLISANWGVFIWAVNEGRILETSLGYYINPLVSVLLGVLVLKEQLSRAQTFAFMLAGVGVLILGIHFGSIPWVSLVLAITFGLYGLAKKMIQTEAAIGLTLETVMMAPIALGYWMYLMIQSESRFFDSTPTSLLLIGGGIVTALPLLYFAKGAQKVSLSLLGILQYIAPTLSLLIGVFVYHETFTKAHMLAFLLIWSALIIYTLSVTKWGKATTAKMKKHGKMGA; this is translated from the coding sequence ATGAAACTGGATCAAGAAAAGGAAGGCATTATATACGCGGCGCTTTCTTATATAATTTGGGGAGTTGTAACGATTTATTGGAAACAATTACAGGAGGTTTCCTCAGGAGAAATTTTAGCACAACGAGTGTTTTGGTCTTTTCTGTTTATGGTGGTTTTATTAATCATGACGAAAAAATGGAAGGCCTTTATTACGTATGCGAAAGAAATTGTACGAACTCCTAAAAAGTTTTGGGCGTTATTTATTGCTTCTGTTTTAATAAGTGCTAATTGGGGTGTATTTATTTGGGCTGTAAATGAAGGAAGAATTTTAGAAACGAGTCTTGGATATTATATTAATCCGCTCGTTAGTGTGTTATTGGGAGTGCTTGTATTAAAGGAACAATTAAGTCGTGCTCAAACGTTTGCCTTTATGCTTGCGGGCGTGGGTGTTCTGATTTTAGGGATTCACTTTGGCTCGATTCCATGGGTTTCTCTTGTTTTAGCCATTACATTTGGTTTATATGGATTAGCTAAAAAAATGATTCAAACGGAAGCGGCGATTGGACTGACTCTTGAAACAGTCATGATGGCACCGATTGCATTAGGGTACTGGATGTATTTAATGATTCAATCAGAGTCTCGATTTTTCGATTCTACACCAACAAGCCTTTTGTTAATTGGCGGCGGAATAGTCACTGCCCTACCTCTTCTCTATTTTGCAAAGGGTGCTCAAAAAGTGTCGTTATCTTTACTAGGTATTCTTCAATATATTGCCCCAACTTTATCGTTATTGATTGGTGTGTTTGTGTATCATGAAACGTTTACGAAAGCGCATATGCTGGCGTTTTTACTTATTTGGTCTGCGCTCATTATTTATACGCTTTCTGTGACAAAATGGGGAAAAGCAACCACTGCAAAAATGAAGAAGCATGGAAAAATGGGAGCATAG
- the mbcS gene encoding acyl-CoA synthetase MbcS: MKREHLLAPQQYNLVSEVEKFAADPAKVALLWENESGDKKTMTYTELMENANKIGNVFLNQGLKKGETVLVIIPRLVEAYQVYLAALKIGLVVIPCSEMLRAKDLQYRINHGEVKAIISYEEYANQFDEIKGEESLLKFVIGKQVEGWLNLQELADTVSSELALADTKADDMAFLSYTSGTTGNPKGVVHTHGWAYAHLNTTAANWLGINENDVAWATAGPGWQKWIWSPFLAILGSGATGLVYHGRFEPEKYLQLLEDYKVNVLCCTPTEYRLMAKVDNLAKYDLAQLRSAVSAGEPLNQKVFEVFKQHFNVEVRDGYGQTENTLLIGVTKGMEIKPGSMGKPTPGNTVEIIDEDGNPCPVGVVGDIAVHVDTPALFKNYYKDPERTAMQFRGEYYITGDRAKKDEEGYYWFEGRSDDIIISSGYTIGPFEVEDALIKHPFVKECAVVASPDEVRGHIVKAFVVLREGVDSSAPNLVKDLQEHVKELTAPYKYPRKIEFLDDLPKTTSGKIRRVELRQQEELLAQSNS, encoded by the coding sequence ATGAAACGCGAGCATTTATTAGCACCACAACAATATAACTTAGTTAGTGAAGTAGAAAAGTTTGCAGCAGATCCGGCCAAAGTTGCTCTATTATGGGAAAATGAATCTGGTGATAAAAAAACAATGACTTATACTGAATTGATGGAAAATGCTAATAAAATTGGTAACGTTTTCTTGAATCAGGGGTTGAAAAAGGGAGAAACAGTACTTGTTATTATTCCTCGTTTAGTAGAAGCGTACCAAGTATACCTCGCGGCTTTGAAAATCGGTTTAGTTGTTATCCCATGTTCTGAAATGCTTCGTGCTAAAGATTTACAATATCGTATTAATCATGGAGAAGTAAAAGCGATTATTAGCTACGAGGAGTATGCAAATCAGTTTGATGAAATTAAAGGAGAGGAATCTCTTTTAAAATTTGTTATTGGTAAACAAGTAGAGGGATGGTTGAACTTACAGGAGTTAGCTGATACAGTTTCATCAGAATTAGCGTTAGCTGATACGAAAGCTGACGATATGGCCTTTTTATCATATACATCAGGCACAACAGGAAATCCAAAAGGTGTTGTACATACGCATGGCTGGGCTTATGCACATTTAAACACGACTGCTGCAAACTGGTTAGGCATCAATGAAAATGATGTAGCATGGGCAACGGCTGGGCCGGGCTGGCAAAAGTGGATTTGGAGCCCGTTTTTAGCAATACTTGGTTCAGGAGCGACAGGATTAGTTTATCACGGTAGATTTGAACCGGAAAAATATTTGCAACTTCTAGAAGACTATAAGGTAAATGTATTGTGCTGTACACCAACAGAATATCGATTGATGGCAAAAGTCGATAATTTAGCCAAATATGATTTAGCTCAGCTGCGTAGCGCTGTATCTGCAGGAGAGCCATTAAACCAAAAAGTATTTGAAGTATTTAAACAGCATTTTAATGTTGAAGTACGTGATGGATATGGTCAAACGGAAAATACATTGCTGATTGGTGTTACAAAAGGAATGGAAATTAAGCCAGGGTCAATGGGGAAACCAACTCCAGGGAATACGGTAGAAATCATTGACGAAGATGGTAATCCGTGTCCAGTTGGAGTAGTAGGAGACATTGCTGTTCACGTGGATACTCCTGCCCTATTTAAGAATTACTATAAAGATCCAGAACGTACAGCTATGCAGTTCCGTGGTGAATATTATATTACGGGAGACCGTGCAAAGAAGGATGAAGAAGGTTATTATTGGTTTGAAGGACGTTCTGATGATATTATCATTAGTTCAGGCTATACAATTGGGCCATTTGAGGTAGAAGATGCTCTAATCAAGCATCCTTTTGTAAAAGAATGTGCGGTTGTAGCTTCACCAGATGAAGTACGCGGACATATCGTAAAAGCTTTCGTTGTGTTGCGAGAAGGTGTTGATTCTAGTGCTCCAAATTTAGTAAAAGATTTGCAAGAGCATGTAAAAGAGTTAACAGCTCCTTATAAATATCCACGAAAAATTGAATTCCTTGATGATCTACCAAAAACGACATCTGGAAAAATTCGTCGTGTGGAATTACGTCAACAAGAGGAGTTATTAGCTCAATCTAACTCATAA
- a CDS encoding alpha/beta-type small acid-soluble spore protein → MANNNNSNQLLVPGVEQALEQMKYEIASEFGVQLGADTTSRANGSVGGEITKRLVQMAEQQLGGGFSK, encoded by the coding sequence ATGGCAAACAACAACAACTCAAATCAATTATTAGTTCCAGGAGTAGAACAAGCTCTTGAGCAAATGAAGTATGAAATTGCTTCTGAATTTGGTGTACAGCTTGGTGCTGATACAACATCACGTGCGAACGGTTCAGTTGGAGGAGAAATTACAAAACGTCTTGTCCAAATGGCTGAGCAACAATTAGGTGGCGGATTTTCAAAATAA
- the thiI gene encoding tRNA uracil 4-sulfurtransferase ThiI, protein MKFDHIIIRYGEISTKKRNRKAFVAKMRRHILWSLKDIPNIELTANRERMYIILHDADHKEVIARLQGVFGIQSLSPALKVERDIEKIKEAALYYMNQLSDPVHTFKITTKRADKEFPYVTNEVNHLLGGHLLRNIDGLKVDVKNPDFNLLVEIRREAVYLTGEIVPGAGGLPYGSSGKAMLMLSGGIDSPVAGYLSMKRGLEVEAIHFYSPPFTSERSRQKVLDLAAKLAEVTGSFKVHIVPFTDIQVLIQKQVPDNYSMTTTRRLMLRLADQIRERNHALAIITGESLGQVASQTMSSMFAINEVTNTPILRPLIAMDKLEIIDLAQKLDTFEISNLPYEDCCTVFTPASPKTQPKREKVNYYESFVEFEPLIEKAIQNIETITVVPNQQTIEKEMEELF, encoded by the coding sequence ATGAAATTTGATCATATCATTATTCGTTACGGAGAAATTTCAACAAAAAAACGGAATCGAAAAGCATTTGTGGCTAAAATGAGAAGGCATATTTTGTGGAGCTTAAAGGATATTCCCAATATTGAACTGACAGCCAATCGAGAAAGAATGTATATTATTTTACATGATGCCGACCATAAAGAAGTCATTGCACGTTTGCAAGGAGTGTTTGGCATTCAGTCGCTGAGCCCTGCGCTTAAGGTTGAGCGCGACATTGAGAAGATAAAAGAAGCGGCACTCTACTATATGAATCAGTTATCAGATCCAGTCCATACTTTTAAAATTACGACAAAACGAGCAGACAAAGAGTTTCCATATGTAACAAATGAAGTCAATCATTTATTAGGCGGACATCTCTTACGTAATATCGATGGATTAAAAGTGGATGTGAAAAATCCTGATTTCAATTTGCTTGTTGAAATTCGTCGTGAAGCAGTTTATTTAACAGGTGAAATTGTTCCGGGAGCTGGGGGATTGCCATATGGTTCGAGCGGCAAGGCAATGTTAATGCTTTCAGGTGGAATTGACAGTCCTGTAGCAGGGTATTTATCGATGAAACGTGGTTTAGAGGTAGAGGCTATTCATTTTTATAGTCCTCCATTTACAAGTGAGCGCTCGCGTCAAAAAGTGCTGGATTTGGCAGCAAAACTAGCAGAAGTGACAGGCAGTTTTAAGGTACACATTGTTCCATTTACGGATATTCAAGTATTAATTCAAAAGCAAGTACCAGATAACTATTCGATGACCACGACGAGACGTTTAATGCTGCGATTAGCTGATCAAATTCGTGAAAGGAATCACGCACTGGCGATTATTACAGGGGAGAGCCTAGGACAAGTAGCTTCACAAACAATGAGCAGTATGTTTGCGATTAATGAAGTAACGAATACGCCGATTTTACGCCCGCTTATTGCAATGGATAAACTAGAAATTATTGATTTGGCTCAGAAACTAGATACGTTTGAAATTTCTAATTTACCGTATGAGGATTGCTGTACAGTATTCACACCAGCAAGTCCAAAAACGCAACCAAAGAGGGAAAAAGTGAATTACTATGAAAGTTTTGTTGAGTTTGAGCCATTAATTGAAAAGGCGATTCAAAATATAGAAACAATTACTGTTGTTCCAAATCAACAAACTATCGAAAAGGAAATGGAAGAATTATTCTGA
- a CDS encoding cysteine desulfurase family protein has protein sequence MIYLDNSATTKPYPEVIESFVKVSTDYFGNPSSLHGIGTQAEKLLSTARKQIADLLKVKSAEVFFTSGGTEGNNLAIKGAALANQNRGKHIITTSIEHPSVMEAFQVLSEQGFAVTYLPVDATGRVSVVDLEKALREDTILVSIMHVNNEVGSIQPIAEIGELLKHYPQILFHVDHVQGIGKVDLSLADAGIDLCTISGHKLHGLKGTGVLYIRQGVRIAPLFSGGNQESQFRSGTENVAGIVALAKAMRISLTNCMLYTHKLKEIRTVFYHGLQEIDGVQVNSPVDGAPHIINFSVPGLKSEVLLHELETEGVYVSTTSACSSKKRTASKTVLEMYRNQERAESVIRISTSFHNEIEEAKQAIDAIGRAVAKLEKVMR, from the coding sequence ATGATTTATTTAGATAATAGTGCGACGACGAAGCCGTATCCTGAAGTAATTGAGTCGTTTGTGAAAGTATCAACGGACTATTTCGGTAATCCTTCTTCTCTCCATGGTATCGGGACGCAGGCGGAAAAGCTCCTTTCAACAGCAAGAAAGCAAATTGCTGATTTATTGAAAGTGAAGAGTGCAGAAGTCTTTTTTACTTCAGGCGGTACAGAAGGCAATAATTTAGCGATTAAAGGGGCAGCACTTGCGAACCAAAATCGCGGAAAGCATATTATTACAACGAGTATAGAGCATCCATCGGTTATGGAGGCTTTTCAAGTGTTAAGTGAACAAGGATTTGCAGTAACATATCTTCCAGTTGATGCAACAGGGCGCGTCTCAGTTGTTGATTTAGAGAAAGCGTTACGTGAAGATACGATTTTAGTTTCTATTATGCATGTGAATAATGAAGTTGGATCGATTCAACCGATTGCTGAAATTGGAGAGCTGTTAAAGCACTACCCTCAAATATTGTTTCACGTGGATCATGTACAAGGGATTGGGAAGGTAGATCTTTCATTAGCAGATGCAGGAATTGACCTTTGTACGATATCTGGCCATAAATTACACGGGTTAAAAGGGACAGGTGTTTTGTATATTCGTCAAGGTGTGCGGATAGCTCCACTGTTTTCAGGTGGGAATCAAGAAAGCCAATTCCGAAGCGGTACAGAAAATGTAGCGGGTATTGTTGCGCTTGCAAAGGCGATGAGAATTAGTTTAACTAATTGCATGTTATATACGCATAAATTGAAAGAAATTCGAACAGTTTTTTATCATGGATTACAGGAAATTGACGGAGTACAAGTAAACAGTCCGGTAGACGGAGCTCCTCATATTATTAATTTTTCGGTACCAGGTCTTAAATCTGAAGTGTTACTTCATGAGTTAGAAACAGAAGGTGTTTATGTCTCAACGACAAGTGCGTGTTCATCTAAAAAGCGCACGGCAAGTAAAACAGTGCTTGAAATGTATCGAAATCAAGAGCGAGCAGAAAGTGTCATTCGGATTAGTACGTCGTTTCATAATGAAATAGAAGAGGCTAAGCAAGCTATTGATGCTATAGGACGCGCTGTAGCTAAACTAGAAAAGGTGATGAGGTAG
- the ezrA gene encoding septation ring formation regulator EzrA has product MMEYILGIVILLLVFIIGGYFFKRRYFQEIDRLETWKLNIMNRPVLEELSKVKRLNMNGETEELFENWRSEWDVIITVRMPEVEELLFDAEEYVDKYRFKRSKDVQRQISAKLNEIEESIKSILSELHELVGSEEKNRFEVAEMQETYRQLKKSLLAHRHNYGKAVSKLEETLEEVTTVLKSYEEETENGNYLNARELVLSVKAKLDRLASRMEKLPALLLESGSSLPAQIAELKEGYQDMVDQGYLLNHIEFTEEVTRLETELDSYKKQLENAEVEVVEQGMNDLRDRLNILYDLLEKEVLSKQYVQKNHEKLAETIANAEYEHEKLEEEMFIVQQSYQLTNSELEAQTRMIKQVQQIAKRYELLGLKIQDNDTASSLISEEMQAVDEQLKALMEEQQVFAGKLQALRKDELDAKESLADLKHKMLETSRMISKSNIPGLPEEFKTIIENAKESIDHVQRKLEEKPLDVAAVYLFLEQAVANTNKVYESAQSLIEHMYLAEKVIQYGNRYRSSNAFMAESLKEAEKRFHNFDYQAALETAAAAIEKVEPGSMKRLEANIEEVIS; this is encoded by the coding sequence ATGATGGAATACATACTAGGAATAGTAATTTTACTATTAGTGTTTATTATTGGGGGCTATTTTTTTAAGAGAAGGTACTTTCAAGAAATTGATCGTTTGGAAACATGGAAGCTTAATATTATGAATCGCCCCGTGTTGGAAGAGCTTTCTAAGGTCAAGAGATTGAATATGAATGGTGAAACGGAGGAACTGTTTGAAAATTGGCGCAGTGAATGGGATGTCATTATTACAGTCCGTATGCCTGAAGTAGAAGAGCTGTTATTTGATGCGGAGGAATATGTTGATAAATATCGTTTCAAACGCTCAAAGGACGTACAAAGGCAAATTTCAGCAAAGTTGAATGAGATTGAGGAGAGTATTAAATCGATTCTATCTGAATTACATGAGTTAGTTGGAAGTGAGGAGAAGAATCGTTTTGAAGTAGCCGAAATGCAGGAAACCTATCGTCAGTTAAAAAAATCTTTACTCGCGCATCGCCATAATTATGGAAAAGCGGTTAGTAAGCTAGAAGAGACGTTGGAAGAAGTTACAACAGTTTTGAAAAGTTATGAAGAAGAAACGGAAAATGGGAATTATTTAAATGCACGTGAGCTTGTTTTATCGGTTAAAGCAAAGTTAGATCGACTAGCTTCGAGAATGGAGAAACTGCCAGCACTCTTATTAGAAAGTGGTTCTTCGCTCCCTGCCCAAATTGCGGAGCTAAAAGAAGGCTATCAAGATATGGTTGACCAAGGTTACTTGCTGAATCATATTGAATTTACAGAAGAAGTAACGCGCTTAGAAACAGAGTTAGATTCGTATAAGAAACAGTTGGAGAATGCCGAAGTGGAAGTAGTCGAGCAAGGGATGAATGACTTGCGTGACCGCCTAAATATTTTATATGATTTACTAGAAAAAGAAGTATTATCGAAACAATATGTTCAGAAAAATCATGAAAAGCTAGCAGAAACAATTGCAAACGCAGAATATGAACATGAAAAGCTTGAGGAAGAAATGTTTATTGTGCAGCAATCTTATCAATTAACGAATAGTGAGCTAGAAGCGCAAACAAGAATGATCAAGCAGGTTCAACAAATTGCAAAGCGTTATGAATTACTTGGACTAAAGATTCAAGATAATGATACAGCTAGCTCGCTTATTAGCGAAGAAATGCAAGCAGTTGATGAGCAGTTAAAAGCTTTAATGGAAGAGCAGCAAGTCTTTGCAGGGAAGTTGCAGGCGTTAAGAAAAGATGAATTAGATGCAAAAGAATCATTAGCGGATTTAAAACATAAGATGCTTGAGACAAGTCGAATGATTTCTAAAAGTAATATTCCGGGATTGCCGGAGGAGTTTAAAACAATTATTGAGAATGCGAAAGAAAGCATTGACCATGTCCAAAGAAAATTGGAAGAAAAACCACTTGATGTTGCAGCTGTTTATTTATTTTTAGAACAAGCGGTAGCGAATACAAACAAAGTATATGAAAGTGCTCAAAGTTTAATTGAACATATGTACTTAGCGGAGAAAGTCATTCAATATGGAAATCGTTATCGCAGCAGCAATGCTTTTATGGCAGAAAGCTTAAAGGAAGCTGAAAAAAGATTTCATAATTTTGACTATCAAGCTGCATTAGAGACGGCTGCTGCAGCGATTGAGAAGGTTGAACCGGGCAGCATGAAGAGGCTTGAAGCAAATATAGAAGAAGTAATATCCTAA
- the hisJ gene encoding histidinol-phosphatase HisJ produces the protein MKTDSHVHSPFCPHGSKDSFVEYIERGIKLGLQEITFTEHAPLPKGFIDPTPEKDSGMDAALLYTYLEELQQLKQQYKDRITIKSGLEIDYIEGFEQETKAFLNEIGTFLDDSILSVHFIEHNHKWYCIDYSDDEFGNISTELGSIDAVYTKYYDTLQKSINADLGIYKPKRIGHITLVHKFQHRFPAAKSFDDRVYHILEQIQRQNYELDYNGAGAVKPLCREPYPPERFAKRAVELGIPLRYGSDAHQAKDLGQGYSALITLP, from the coding sequence ATGAAAACGGATAGTCATGTGCATTCACCGTTTTGCCCACACGGCTCTAAGGATTCATTCGTTGAATATATAGAAAGAGGAATTAAACTAGGTCTACAAGAAATCACCTTTACTGAGCATGCTCCTCTGCCAAAGGGATTTATTGACCCCACGCCTGAAAAAGACAGCGGTATGGATGCTGCCCTTTTGTACACCTATTTAGAGGAACTTCAACAGCTAAAACAGCAATATAAAGATCGTATTACAATTAAATCCGGCCTTGAAATCGATTATATCGAAGGATTTGAACAAGAAACAAAAGCTTTCCTTAATGAAATTGGAACTTTTCTTGATGACAGCATTTTGTCTGTCCATTTTATCGAGCATAATCACAAATGGTATTGTATCGATTATAGCGACGATGAATTTGGAAATATTAGCACTGAACTCGGTTCTATCGATGCCGTTTACACAAAATACTATGATACACTTCAAAAATCAATCAACGCGGACTTAGGTATTTATAAGCCAAAACGAATCGGTCATATTACATTGGTCCATAAATTCCAGCATCGGTTTCCAGCAGCTAAAAGCTTCGACGATCGTGTGTATCATATTCTCGAACAAATTCAACGACAAAATTATGAATTAGATTACAATGGGGCTGGTGCTGTAAAACCACTTTGTCGCGAGCCGTACCCTCCGGAACGATTTGCTAAGCGGGCTGTTGAATTAGGTATTCCTCTTCGCTATGGTTCTGATGCCCATCAAGCGAAAGACTTAGGACAAGGATATAGTGCCTTGATTACACTCCCGTAA
- the refZ gene encoding forespore capture DNA-binding protein RefZ, producing the protein MNRQTSTKQEILDAALYLFHLKGYHATSIRDIANKAKVNPANIAYYFKNKQGLLEYCFMFYLEKYIAVLERNVVMLEQKGPQQCLVDLVTDILEFQREYFLAARFIYGESALDTNLNREIHSTYFMKEKYYFQHLLDEGIKTRVFQSVSVPLYLLQLKSLLTAPVLHPNYATEVLYVFPQEAYYMNRFADEVKRFIEQTLFHPDHDQAKLFSRPELFTGV; encoded by the coding sequence ATGAATCGCCAAACGTCAACGAAGCAAGAAATTTTGGATGCCGCTCTTTACCTTTTTCATTTGAAAGGCTATCATGCTACATCGATTCGTGACATTGCCAACAAAGCAAAAGTGAATCCAGCTAATATCGCTTATTATTTTAAGAATAAACAAGGCTTACTAGAGTATTGCTTTATGTTTTATTTAGAAAAATATATTGCGGTCTTAGAGAGAAATGTTGTCATGTTAGAACAGAAAGGACCACAACAATGTTTGGTAGATTTAGTGACGGATATACTTGAATTCCAGAGAGAATATTTCCTAGCTGCGCGTTTTATTTATGGTGAATCCGCATTAGACACCAATTTAAACCGCGAAATTCATTCGACTTATTTTATGAAAGAAAAATACTATTTTCAACATCTTTTAGATGAAGGCATTAAAACACGCGTGTTTCAATCTGTTTCTGTGCCGCTTTATTTATTGCAGCTGAAAAGCTTGTTAACGGCACCTGTACTGCATCCAAATTATGCAACAGAAGTACTTTATGTATTCCCGCAGGAAGCTTACTATATGAACCGTTTTGCCGATGAAGTAAAGCGTTTCATTGAACAAACATTATTTCATCCTGATCATGATCAGGCAAAACTATTTAGTCGTCCCGAATTATTTACGGGAGTGTAA
- a CDS encoding GAF domain-containing protein yields MFNVEKHPGNKQEQYTLLHKQLVALIEDEKNQIANLSNASALLNQFLPDINWVGFYLVEDDQLILGPFQGLPACVRIPFGKGVCGTSAANKTTLRIADVHQFPGHIACDAASQSEIVIPLIKNEEIIGVLDIDSPMTNRFDAEDQQGLEEFAAILSRYL; encoded by the coding sequence ATGTTTAATGTCGAAAAACACCCAGGAAATAAACAAGAACAATATACACTTTTGCATAAACAACTCGTAGCACTTATTGAAGATGAAAAAAATCAAATTGCCAATTTAAGCAATGCTTCTGCTTTACTCAACCAGTTTCTTCCTGATATTAATTGGGTTGGTTTTTATTTAGTGGAAGACGATCAATTAATTCTTGGACCATTTCAAGGACTTCCTGCCTGTGTACGCATCCCTTTTGGAAAAGGCGTTTGCGGTACTTCAGCAGCAAACAAAACAACGCTGCGCATCGCCGATGTACACCAATTCCCTGGGCATATCGCATGTGACGCTGCTTCTCAATCAGAAATTGTTATTCCTCTTATAAAAAACGAGGAAATCATCGGCGTTTTAGATATTGATAGCCCAATGACGAATCGTTTTGACGCAGAAGATCAACAAGGTCTTGAAGAATTTGCTGCTATTTTGAGCAGGTATTTATAA
- a CDS encoding sensor domain-containing diguanylate cyclase has translation MSSKITQLLNELRVLFFQRISDVNNDMYSTAFIQDVLLVTKELLRMEEVTYFKYDDWTQQFYMEATTGAFQRSVLAASDMLITQWNQNENEGYIVPDQLLMEIEGFQAFISFHVNHRIVGLVGFKEKTSSTFSYLQEDWLTFSKEFATIMETALCIAKTKHKEQRYKQLYRVTEQFHSSMNMTAVLGEVISTLQNVYPTFDYYLFLSQDSYGHGNLPVKELDYNSENVVAMQAYLTGKLQFEDDYTERHSILYAPLLGKQGVYGVLQIIAPDSLLFPPSELDFITLLANTAGSAIENAQLYQQSKRLVADLQLINETSHYLNSNTCLNDTIQFMKRQIIQSFQANQSGFVLLSNDGALQLLPESSSFFETKDAQAYLSFLKRKMEEEKESQFISDVTVYIEEEDLEYRSLMAVPMMENSSLRGFVVVLHQEPYFFSFDMFKLFQSLIHHSSIAMMNSILREELEKMVITDYLTQLHSRSYLDQQMCESMITDDQGTFILIDIDNFKKVNDTYGHQVGDEILIQVAKVIQRNIRDTDIGARWGGEELAVYLPKVDLLIGLRIAERIKDKVAEQTNPNITISCGVSYWSKERCNNVKELFKRADEALYIAKNTGKNKVLLQQCDC, from the coding sequence ATGAGTAGTAAAATAACTCAATTATTAAATGAATTACGTGTTCTTTTTTTTCAGCGGATAAGTGATGTGAATAATGACATGTATTCCACTGCATTTATACAGGATGTATTATTGGTAACGAAAGAGTTATTACGTATGGAGGAAGTAACTTACTTTAAGTATGACGATTGGACGCAACAATTCTATATGGAAGCTACGACTGGAGCTTTTCAAAGGTCAGTGCTAGCCGCTTCTGATATGTTAATCACACAATGGAATCAAAACGAGAATGAAGGATATATTGTACCAGACCAGTTGTTGATGGAAATTGAAGGTTTTCAAGCTTTTATTTCTTTTCATGTTAATCATCGGATAGTAGGGTTAGTTGGATTTAAGGAAAAAACCTCCAGCACATTTTCGTATCTGCAGGAAGATTGGCTTACATTCTCAAAAGAGTTTGCTACGATTATGGAAACGGCTCTATGTATTGCTAAAACAAAGCATAAGGAACAGCGATATAAACAATTGTATCGGGTAACGGAGCAGTTTCACTCTTCTATGAATATGACAGCTGTATTAGGAGAGGTCATCTCTACTTTACAGAATGTATATCCAACCTTTGATTATTATTTATTTCTGTCCCAAGATAGCTATGGACATGGGAATTTACCTGTTAAAGAATTAGATTATAATAGTGAAAATGTTGTAGCGATGCAGGCTTACTTGACTGGAAAGTTACAATTTGAGGACGATTATACAGAGCGGCATTCTATTTTATACGCCCCGCTATTAGGAAAGCAGGGGGTATATGGAGTCTTGCAGATTATCGCCCCTGATAGCTTGTTATTTCCACCAAGTGAACTCGACTTTATTACTTTGTTGGCGAATACAGCTGGAAGTGCAATCGAGAATGCCCAACTGTATCAACAATCTAAACGGCTTGTCGCGGATTTACAGCTGATTAACGAAACGTCACATTATTTGAACTCTAACACGTGTTTAAATGACACGATTCAATTTATGAAGCGACAAATTATACAATCTTTTCAAGCGAATCAATCAGGTTTTGTTTTATTATCCAATGATGGAGCATTGCAATTACTTCCCGAAAGTTCAAGCTTTTTTGAAACAAAGGATGCACAGGCCTACCTCTCCTTTTTAAAAAGGAAGATGGAAGAAGAAAAAGAATCACAATTTATTAGTGATGTAACGGTTTATATTGAGGAAGAGGATTTAGAGTATCGTTCGTTAATGGCCGTTCCTATGATGGAAAATAGTAGTCTTAGAGGGTTTGTGGTCGTGTTGCATCAAGAGCCGTACTTCTTCTCATTTGATATGTTTAAACTGTTCCAGTCGCTGATTCACCATTCTAGTATAGCAATGATGAACTCCATTCTTCGAGAAGAATTAGAGAAAATGGTTATTACAGATTATTTAACTCAATTGCATTCTCGAAGCTATCTTGACCAGCAAATGTGTGAATCGATGATTACAGATGACCAAGGCACATTTATTTTAATTGATATTGATAATTTTAAAAAGGTTAATGACACATACGGCCATCAAGTGGGGGATGAGATTCTTATTCAAGTAGCTAAAGTGATTCAGCGTAATATTCGAGATACGGATATAGGGGCACGGTGGGGCGGTGAAGAGCTCGCGGTGTATTTGCCAAAAGTGGATTTGCTTATTGGTTTGCGGATTGCAGAACGAATTAAGGATAAAGTAGCTGAGCAAACCAATCCAAACATAACGATTTCATGCGGTGTGTCATACTGGTCGAAAGAACGGTGTAATAATGTGAAAGAATTATTTAAGCGTGCAGATGAGGCTCTATATATTGCTAAAAATACAGGCAAAAATAAAGTGCTCCTTCAACAGTGCGATTGTTAA